Part of the Desulfohalovibrio reitneri genome is shown below.
TGGTTGGCGGGCTTTTTGGCGGCTTTGTACAAAGCCTCGATGATGAAATCCGGAGTGGGCATGTCCGGGTCGCCGATCCCCAGGGAAATGATGTCTACTCCCCTGGCCTGCACTTCCGCCTTGGCCTCGTCGATGGCCGCGAAAAGATAGGGTGGCAGCTTGGTAAGCCTATCGGCAAAAGGAAATTCTGGCATTCTGTTCTCCTTGCATCTTGGAGCGAATCGGGATTGTGGAACGAGAGGTGTAATTGCCCTCCATCCCCCTGTCAAACACGCTTGCGCGCCCCTGCGCCTTGGAGGTAGACCGGGTCCATGACAGAAGCCGAAACCTCCGCCGTCGGAAACCACCCCTGGATCGACCGCTATCTCGAATATCTCGTGGTGGAAAAGGGTCTGGCGGAGCATAGCCTTCAGGCATACACCAGGGATATTTACTCGCTGTATTCCTTTCTCACCAAGCGCGGCGGCTCTCTTGAGTCGGTCAACGGCCAGACGCTCCTTCTCTATCTGGGGGAACTCCGCGCCAGGGAGTTGGGCAGTCGCTCCATCGCCCGCCACCTTTCCTCCCTTCGCGGCTTTTTCTCGTTTGCCGCTGATGAGGGGTGGCTGCACAGCGACCCGGCGGAACTGCTCTCAAATCCCAAGCTCCCTCACAGCTTGCCGGAATTTCTCACCGTTGAGGAAATGGACGCCCTGCTCGCCCAGCCCGACCAGACTCAAAAACTGGGACTTCGGGACAGGGCGATGCTGGAACTGCTCTACGCCGCAGGGCTGCGGGTATCCGAACTCATATCCCTGAAGCCCATTGATTTTGACGCCCAGGCCGGCTTGCTGCGGATATTCGGCAAAGGAGCCAAGGAGCGGCTGGTACCGCTCTACCAGGAGGCACAGGACGTGCTGGGTACCTATCTCGCGTCTTGGCGGGGTCTTTTCGGGCCCAAGGATCAAGAGATTTTCCTCAACCGCTCCGGCCGCAAGCTCAGCCGCCAGGGTGTCTGGAAGCTGGTCAAACGGTATGCCGCACAGGCGGGCATAAAGCGAGAGATATCCCCCCATACCCTGCGTCACAGTTTCGCGACCCACCTGCTGGACGGCGGCGCCGACCTGCGTACGGTGCAGGTTCTGCTTGGTCACGCGGATGTGGCTGCCACGGAAATATACACCCATGTGCAGTCCGTCAGGCTGGCGGCCATTCATCACAGGTTTCATCCACGCTCAGGGTGATGGTACCCGGCTTCCTAGGAAAATAAGAAAAAAGAAAGTAGACTCGCTAGGATGGGCAAACAACGCGGCCGCAGACATTCCCGGCGCATCCAGGCCGAAACCATCATTACCGGACACACCAACGCGGACTTCGACTGCCTCGCCGGCATCGTGGCCGCTGGTCGGCTCTACCCGGGCGCGGTGCTGGTGTTTCCCGGCTCGCAGGAAAAGACGCTGCGCAATTTCTACCTGCAAAGCGCCTTCTACATGTTCAATTTCGTTCCGGCCAAGGACATTGACCCGGACTCCGTGAAACGCCTTGTCGCGGTTGACACGCGGCAGCGGTCCCGCCTGCCACACATCTCGGAGGTCCTGAACAAACCCGACCTCGACATCCACTTGTACGACCATCACCCTGACTCCGACGAAGACCTTAAAGGATCACTTGAAGTGGTCGAGAGCTGGGGGTCGTCCGCGGCAATCATTACTCTTCGCATCAAGGAAACCGGCGGCGACCTGACTCCGGAGGAGGCCACTGTCATCGGCCTTGGACTGTACGAGGACACCGGCACCCTGACCTTCAACTCCACCACGGAAAACGACCTCCTGGCCGCGGCATGGCTTCGCTCCAAGGGCATGGATCTGGGCGTCATCTCCGATCTGTTGTCCCGCGACCTGACCGCTGAGCAAGTGCGTTTGCTCAATATGCTTCTGGACAACGCCCAAACCCACGACATCAACGGCATGGAGGTGGTGCTTGCGGAGGCGGATTCCGCGGAATACGTAGGCGATTTCGCCCTGCTGGCCCACAAAATGATGGAGATGGAGCACATCCGCGTACTTTTCGCCATGGGCCGCATGAAAGACCGGATCACAGTGGTGGCCCGTTCCCGCTCCGCGGACGTGGACGTGGGCA
Proteins encoded:
- the xerD gene encoding site-specific tyrosine recombinase XerD; its protein translation is MTEAETSAVGNHPWIDRYLEYLVVEKGLAEHSLQAYTRDIYSLYSFLTKRGGSLESVNGQTLLLYLGELRARELGSRSIARHLSSLRGFFSFAADEGWLHSDPAELLSNPKLPHSLPEFLTVEEMDALLAQPDQTQKLGLRDRAMLELLYAAGLRVSELISLKPIDFDAQAGLLRIFGKGAKERLVPLYQEAQDVLGTYLASWRGLFGPKDQEIFLNRSGRKLSRQGVWKLVKRYAAQAGIKREISPHTLRHSFATHLLDGGADLRTVQVLLGHADVAATEIYTHVQSVRLAAIHHRFHPRSG